From a region of the Verrucomicrobiales bacterium genome:
- a CDS encoding 2-aminoethylphosphonate--pyruvate transaminase: MKRADVLVTDRDKTLFTPGPLTTSLSVKSAMLHDAGSWHFEFNARVSAIREALLALAGVSRESGWEAVLMQGSGTFGVEAVFLTCVPPQGKVVVLANGAYGERAATMLKHAKIDHVVLRTGEDTPPDPAALDQLLAQDPAITHVMAVHCETTSGVLNRIQPIGEVARKHRRVYIVDAMSSFGAIPIDFEACGIDYLISSANKCIEGVPGFSFVICRRQLLLGCEGWARSLSLDLVAQLKGFEKNGQFRYTPPTHSLLAFEQALVELHQEGGIAGRALRYQRNHAVLVEGMKRLGFRSYLPAEVQSYIITSFYFPSDPRFTFDRFYRSLSDKGYIIYPGKISQADLFRIGNIGRLFEADMRGLLGAVAETVRELELKVP, from the coding sequence ATGAAGCGAGCCGATGTGCTAGTGACCGATCGAGACAAGACTTTGTTTACCCCCGGGCCGTTGACGACCTCACTTTCGGTGAAGTCGGCCATGCTCCACGATGCCGGATCGTGGCATTTCGAATTCAATGCGCGAGTGAGCGCCATCCGCGAAGCGCTGCTCGCGCTGGCGGGAGTGTCCCGTGAGAGTGGATGGGAAGCGGTGCTGATGCAGGGCAGCGGAACTTTTGGCGTGGAAGCCGTGTTTCTGACCTGCGTGCCTCCCCAAGGTAAGGTCGTGGTGCTCGCCAACGGAGCCTATGGCGAAAGGGCCGCCACCATGCTGAAGCACGCCAAGATCGATCACGTCGTGCTACGGACCGGCGAAGACACCCCGCCCGATCCCGCCGCGCTCGATCAGCTTCTCGCACAAGATCCAGCCATCACCCACGTCATGGCCGTCCACTGCGAGACGACATCAGGCGTCCTGAACCGGATCCAGCCCATCGGGGAAGTGGCCCGAAAGCACCGGCGCGTCTATATCGTGGATGCCATGAGCAGTTTTGGCGCGATCCCCATCGACTTCGAGGCTTGCGGGATTGATTACCTGATCTCATCCGCCAACAAGTGCATCGAAGGTGTGCCGGGCTTCAGCTTCGTCATTTGCCGTCGTCAGCTGCTGCTCGGATGTGAAGGGTGGGCGCGCAGCCTGAGCTTGGATCTGGTGGCGCAGCTCAAAGGATTCGAGAAAAACGGCCAGTTCCGTTACACTCCCCCCACCCACAGCCTGCTGGCCTTCGAGCAGGCGCTGGTCGAACTGCACCAGGAGGGAGGCATCGCCGGCCGCGCGCTCCGATATCAGCGAAATCATGCCGTGCTCGTCGAAGGCATGAAACGTCTTGGCTTCCGCTCCTATCTGCCCGCCGAGGTCCAAAGCTATATCATCACCAGCTTCTATTTTCCCTCCGATCCCCGCTTCACGTTTGATCGCTTCTACCGCAGCCTCAGCGACAAGGGGTACATCATCTACCCGGGGAAGATCAGCCAGGCTGATCTCTTCCGCATCGGGAACATCGGGCGACTTTTCGAAGCGGAC
- a CDS encoding KamA family radical SAM protein, whose protein sequence is MHISSSVRPAADAVENARFEALKAFRSAGRGFWSHVPDAEWNSWQWQLKNRITNLTSLQRLMPTLTPEELAGVQLANTKLAMAITPYFFSLIDAADENCPIRSQVIPRLEETSTAPWEMSDPCGEDSHSPVPGLVHRYPDRVLFLVTDRCAAYCRYCTRSRLVSNATGYDFHPEFDRQIEYIAKTPSVRDVLLSGGDPLLFSDEKLEFLLSRLRAIPHVEFLRIGTRIPLFLPQRITPELCSMLKQYHPLFMSIHSNHPRELTTEVRDALGRLADAGIPLGNQSVLLRGVNDDPLVMKAHLQKLLMCRVRPYYIYQCDLIAGSSHLRASVRKGLEIMQSLRGHTTGYAVPQFVIDAPGGGGKVPINPEYVLQHNADRVVFRNFEGKVFEYPEAADGTPLVGAPKSSEQPEWA, encoded by the coding sequence ATGCACATATCTTCGTCAGTCCGCCCCGCTGCGGACGCTGTCGAAAACGCGAGGTTCGAGGCGCTTAAAGCCTTCCGGTCCGCCGGTCGTGGATTCTGGTCTCATGTTCCTGATGCTGAATGGAATAGCTGGCAATGGCAGCTCAAGAATCGGATCACCAACCTCACGAGTTTGCAGAGGCTCATGCCGACGCTGACCCCGGAAGAACTTGCCGGTGTTCAATTGGCCAATACCAAGCTGGCCATGGCGATTACGCCCTACTTTTTTAGTTTAATCGATGCAGCGGACGAAAATTGTCCGATTCGGTCGCAAGTCATTCCTCGTCTCGAGGAAACGTCCACCGCGCCGTGGGAAATGAGCGACCCTTGCGGCGAGGACAGTCACTCGCCGGTGCCCGGATTGGTGCATCGTTATCCGGACCGGGTGTTGTTCCTGGTTACGGACCGTTGCGCCGCCTATTGCCGCTACTGCACGCGTTCCCGATTGGTGAGCAACGCGACGGGCTATGATTTCCATCCGGAATTCGACCGGCAGATTGAGTACATTGCCAAAACCCCCTCGGTTCGGGATGTCCTGTTGAGCGGGGGAGATCCTTTGTTGTTCAGCGATGAGAAGCTCGAGTTTCTGCTGAGCCGTCTGCGTGCCATTCCGCATGTGGAATTTCTTCGGATAGGCACACGCATTCCCTTGTTTCTTCCCCAGCGGATCACCCCGGAGCTGTGCTCCATGCTCAAGCAGTATCATCCGCTGTTCATGAGCATTCACTCCAACCACCCGCGCGAATTGACCACGGAGGTGCGCGATGCCTTGGGTCGTTTGGCCGATGCCGGCATTCCTTTAGGGAACCAATCCGTGCTCCTGCGGGGAGTGAATGATGATCCGTTGGTGATGAAGGCCCATCTGCAGAAGTTGCTGATGTGCCGGGTTCGCCCCTATTACATCTACCAGTGTGATTTGATCGCTGGATCTTCCCATCTCCGGGCCAGCGTGCGCAAAGGATTGGAGATCATGCAGAGCTTGCGGGGCCACACGACGGGCTATGCGGTGCCCCAGTTTGTGATCGATGCTCCCGGAGGAGGAGGCAAGGTTCCGATCAATCCGGAGTATGTGCTCCAGCACAATGCGGATCGCGTGGTGTTTCGAAATTTTGAGGGCAAGGTGTTTGAGTATCCTGAGGCTGCCGACGGCACCCCTTTGGTGGGGGCTCCGAAGTCCAGCGAGCAGCCCGAGTGGGCCTAA
- the nth gene encoding endonuclease III — MPREASRDRADRLNRILAILARTYPNAYCELNYRNPLELLVATILSAQCNDKQVNIVTESLFAKYRTATDYAQASLEALENDIRRIGLYRNKAKNIQSASRQLLERHGGDVPQTMEALTALAGVGRKTANVVLGNAFGINVGVVVDTHVQRLSQRLGFTREKTPEKIELSLMKQVPSDQWTVFSHRLIWHGRRRCMARNPDCAECELAELCPSRKASDPQEA, encoded by the coding sequence ATGCCGCGCGAAGCGAGTCGAGACCGGGCAGATCGCCTGAACCGGATTCTTGCGATCCTAGCCCGGACCTACCCGAACGCTTACTGCGAGCTCAACTATCGAAATCCCCTCGAGCTGTTGGTAGCCACGATTCTCTCCGCGCAGTGCAATGACAAGCAGGTGAACATTGTGACCGAGTCCCTGTTTGCCAAGTATCGAACCGCCACGGACTACGCTCAGGCTTCGCTGGAAGCTCTGGAGAACGATATTCGCCGGATCGGGCTATACCGCAATAAGGCCAAGAACATTCAGTCGGCCTCTCGGCAGCTTTTGGAGCGGCATGGCGGCGACGTGCCGCAGACGATGGAGGCGCTGACGGCCTTGGCAGGGGTGGGACGCAAGACAGCGAATGTGGTGTTAGGGAACGCCTTTGGGATCAACGTGGGTGTGGTGGTGGATACGCATGTTCAGCGCCTGTCGCAGCGGCTTGGTTTTACGCGGGAGAAAACACCCGAGAAGATCGAGTTGAGTCTCATGAAGCAAGTGCCCTCGGATCAGTGGACGGTCTTCAGTCATCGGCTCATCTGGCATGGGCGTCGCCGTTGCATGGCGCGGAACCCGGACTGTGCTGAGTGTGAACTCGCTGAGCTGTGCCCGAGTCGGAAAGCGTCCGATCCTCAGGAAGCGTAG
- a CDS encoding SMP-30/gluconolactonase/LRE family protein, with protein MNTNSVECVFETQAQLGEGPSWLPKLKQLLWVDIEKSRVHLFDPASGKNRTFEVGCHVGCAVPGANGNVFVATAKGYGELNLTHGQVTWITHPEAHLPGNRFNDGKADPAGRFWAGSLPYDEKSPAGGLYVLDEHRKARQVLKDISISNGLTWTDDQRTMYYIDTPTMRVDAFDFDPATSSITNRRTVIRVPEGVGYPDGMTIDREGMLWIGMWDGWAVLRWDPKTGKQIGKIELPVARVTACCFGGERLDELYMTSASTRLDAAALAKQPLAGSLFRARPGVSGFAPYEYRG; from the coding sequence ATGAATACCAATTCCGTTGAATGCGTTTTTGAGACCCAAGCCCAACTCGGCGAAGGACCTTCGTGGCTTCCCAAGCTCAAGCAACTGCTGTGGGTCGATATTGAAAAGTCGCGGGTGCATCTTTTTGATCCGGCGTCCGGCAAAAACCGGACCTTTGAGGTCGGATGTCACGTCGGGTGCGCCGTTCCCGGAGCCAACGGCAACGTCTTTGTCGCCACCGCCAAGGGTTACGGAGAGCTGAACCTCACCCATGGACAAGTGACCTGGATCACCCATCCGGAAGCCCATCTTCCCGGAAACCGGTTCAATGACGGCAAGGCCGATCCGGCCGGAAGATTCTGGGCAGGCAGCCTGCCCTATGATGAGAAATCGCCCGCCGGTGGCCTGTATGTCTTGGATGAACACCGAAAAGCCCGCCAGGTGCTGAAGGACATCTCGATCTCCAACGGCCTCACCTGGACCGACGATCAACGCACCATGTACTACATCGACACCCCGACGATGCGGGTGGATGCTTTCGACTTCGATCCCGCAACCTCGTCGATCACCAATCGCCGCACCGTCATCCGCGTTCCGGAAGGGGTGGGGTACCCCGATGGCATGACCATCGACCGCGAGGGAATGCTATGGATTGGCATGTGGGATGGCTGGGCGGTTCTGCGATGGGACCCCAAAACGGGGAAACAGATTGGAAAAATCGAGCTGCCGGTGGCGCGAGTGACCGCTTGCTGCTTTGGCGGGGAGCGCCTCGACGAGCTCTACATGACCAGCGCCAGCACGCGACTCGACGCCGCTGCCTTGGCCAAGCAGCCTCTGGCGGGTTCGCTGTTTCGCGCCAGACCCGGCGTCAGCGGATTTGCTCCCTACGAATACCGAGGCTAA
- the ubiE gene encoding bifunctional demethylmenaquinone methyltransferase/2-methoxy-6-polyprenyl-1,4-benzoquinol methylase UbiE, which produces MANRYYRPGEERAEKVNDLFARIAPRYDLINDLQSFWMHRWWKRRLIRLAHPRAGDRGLDLCCGTGDVAFALAAQGVKVTGLDFSNAMLNVARKRAAHASPSSSPPEFIQGDAMATGLPDAAFDLVTMSYGLRNLANWESGLEEMRRVTKPGGQILILDFGKPDFQPWRQAYFCYLRWIVPRFGRLFFGDSDTHGYIYESLLNYPAQRGVEAKMHQMGFKQIRVVNLLGGIMSINIGKR; this is translated from the coding sequence ATGGCCAACCGTTATTACCGTCCGGGCGAGGAGCGTGCCGAAAAGGTCAATGACCTATTCGCTCGCATCGCGCCCCGCTATGACCTCATCAACGACTTGCAGAGCTTCTGGATGCATCGCTGGTGGAAGCGCCGACTTATCCGGCTGGCCCATCCACGCGCCGGGGATCGAGGACTCGATCTCTGCTGCGGAACCGGAGATGTTGCCTTCGCACTCGCAGCGCAGGGTGTGAAGGTCACCGGACTCGACTTCAGCAACGCCATGCTGAACGTCGCTCGAAAACGGGCCGCCCACGCCTCGCCTAGCAGCTCCCCGCCGGAGTTCATCCAAGGGGATGCCATGGCCACCGGACTTCCTGATGCCGCGTTCGATCTCGTGACCATGAGCTATGGACTGCGAAACCTAGCCAACTGGGAGTCGGGACTGGAAGAAATGCGGCGCGTGACGAAACCTGGCGGACAGATTTTGATCCTGGATTTTGGAAAGCCGGACTTTCAGCCCTGGCGGCAGGCCTACTTCTGCTATCTGCGCTGGATCGTGCCCCGCTTTGGCCGCCTGTTCTTCGGGGATTCAGACACCCATGGCTATATCTATGAATCGCTCTTGAACTATCCCGCCCAACGCGGCGTGGAAGCCAAGATGCACCAGATGGGTTTTAAGCAAATAAGGGTCGTCAATCTGCTGGGTGGAATCATGAGCATCAACATCGGCAAACGATAG
- a CDS encoding UbiA family prenyltransferase, giving the protein MTGVSEPKPSYLRALLVLGRVSNLPTVWSNCLAGWWLGRGGEYLTLFQLMVGASALYIGGMYLNDACDADFDRQHRQERPIPRGVISLAQVWILGTMWLLLGIGLLATHSGKSAILTLLLVGAILLYDAVHKLVAFSPVLMALCRFLLFLLAASFGQFEIDGLVIWSGLVLAGYIVGLSYIARRESTQGVIGFWPLLPMAAPLVLAYIVNAGPHRDNARLLSLVLILWVLKSLKPLWRAAHRNIGQVVSHLLAGICLVDLLAVADVPREIGLLFLGFFGLSLLFQRYIPAT; this is encoded by the coding sequence ATGACTGGAGTTTCCGAACCAAAGCCGAGCTACCTGAGAGCGCTGTTAGTCCTGGGCCGGGTTTCCAACCTGCCCACGGTCTGGTCCAATTGCCTGGCCGGTTGGTGGCTGGGCCGCGGCGGAGAATACCTCACCTTGTTCCAACTCATGGTCGGAGCCTCGGCGCTGTATATCGGCGGGATGTATCTCAACGACGCCTGCGATGCCGATTTCGACCGCCAGCATCGCCAGGAGCGCCCCATCCCCCGCGGAGTGATCAGCCTCGCACAGGTATGGATTTTAGGAACCATGTGGCTGCTGCTGGGCATCGGACTTTTGGCCACCCACAGCGGCAAGTCGGCAATTCTGACACTCTTGCTCGTCGGGGCCATTCTACTGTACGACGCGGTCCATAAATTGGTGGCATTCTCACCGGTCCTTATGGCGCTATGCCGGTTCCTGCTGTTCCTACTCGCAGCTTCTTTTGGACAATTCGAAATCGACGGACTGGTGATCTGGAGCGGATTGGTGCTGGCCGGCTATATTGTCGGACTCAGCTACATCGCCCGACGGGAGAGCACCCAGGGGGTGATCGGTTTCTGGCCCCTGCTGCCCATGGCCGCACCGCTCGTGCTCGCCTACATCGTGAACGCCGGTCCGCACCGGGACAACGCCCGCCTGCTGTCGCTAGTCTTGATTCTGTGGGTGCTCAAGTCTCTCAAGCCACTCTGGCGCGCCGCTCATCGCAACATCGGCCAGGTGGTCTCGCATCTGCTGGCCGGGATCTGCCTCGTAGACCTGCTGGCGGTCGCCGACGTCCCCAGGGAGATCGGGCTGCTCTTCCTGGGCTTCTTCGGACTCTCGCTCCTGTTCCAGCGCTACATACCCGCGACCTGA
- a CDS encoding S9 family peptidase: MRLPLYTTMILCQTLAVAQTPKSRVPEPPVAPQHRHVSTLHGEKRLDPYFWLREKTNPAVIRYLKAENRYTEAWMKPTAPLQRKLFREMRSHIKETDLSVPQLHDGYYYYTRTEKGKQYSTYCRRHGSPDAPEKVILDLNRLARGKKFMSLGAINTSDDGNLLAYSTDVTGFREYTLEIKDLRTGKMLPFRRERVSDVEWTADNRTLFYTTEDDAKRSYRLYRHQLGQKGPDVLIYEEKDERFDLGIQRSRSRAWLFLTIASHTTSEVRFLSAATPEGAWSLVAPREQDHEYDVDHHGDYFYIRSNQTGRNFALFRTPVRQPDRAHWKVVVRHRAQVMLEEVDFFEDYYVLSELEDAQPHLRITEIRSGESHRVPFAEQAYSAGLLSNPEFRTKTLRYHYDSFTTPAAVYDYDVAQRKSVLLKQTEVPGGFESANYQTERLTATAPDGTHIPISLVYRKGFQKNGRSPLLLTAYGAYGFPNLPQFSPVRLSLLDRGVVVALAHIRGGGDLGKAWHDGGRMQNKKNTFTDFIACAEHLVQRQYTSSEHLAIQGGSAGGLLIGAVLNLRPELFRTAILDVPFVDVINTMLDESLPLTVGEFEEWGNPKIASDYAYLKTYCPYTNLKAAPFPAMLINTSLNDSQVMYWEPAKYTAKLRTLNTGAGPLLLRINMAAGHGGASGRYDNLKESAFDQAFLLQQWGIAK; the protein is encoded by the coding sequence ATGAGACTGCCGCTTTATACCACGATGATCCTGTGCCAGACTCTGGCCGTGGCGCAAACCCCGAAATCACGAGTACCCGAGCCGCCGGTAGCACCCCAGCACCGGCATGTCTCCACCTTGCATGGAGAAAAACGACTGGACCCGTACTTTTGGCTACGCGAGAAAACGAATCCCGCCGTGATCCGCTATCTCAAGGCGGAGAACCGCTACACCGAGGCCTGGATGAAGCCAACCGCCCCCCTCCAGCGCAAGCTGTTCCGCGAGATGCGCAGCCACATCAAGGAAACGGATCTTTCGGTGCCCCAGCTTCACGATGGTTACTATTATTACACGCGCACCGAGAAGGGAAAACAGTACTCCACCTACTGCCGACGCCACGGCAGCCCCGACGCCCCCGAGAAAGTCATCCTCGACTTAAACCGCCTGGCTCGAGGCAAGAAATTCATGTCGCTGGGAGCCATCAACACCAGCGATGACGGAAACCTGCTCGCCTACAGCACGGATGTCACCGGTTTCCGCGAGTACACGCTGGAGATTAAGGACCTCCGGACCGGCAAAATGCTGCCTTTTCGCCGTGAGCGGGTCAGCGATGTGGAGTGGACGGCCGACAACCGAACCTTGTTCTACACGACCGAGGACGATGCCAAGCGCTCCTATCGGCTGTATCGGCATCAGCTCGGACAGAAAGGTCCCGACGTTCTAATTTATGAGGAGAAGGACGAGCGCTTCGACCTCGGAATCCAACGTTCTCGCAGCCGCGCCTGGCTCTTCCTTACCATTGCCAGCCACACCACCAGCGAAGTCCGCTTCCTGTCCGCCGCCACCCCCGAGGGCGCCTGGAGCCTGGTGGCACCCCGCGAGCAAGATCACGAATACGACGTCGATCATCACGGAGATTACTTTTATATCCGATCCAATCAAACGGGCCGCAACTTCGCCCTTTTCCGCACCCCCGTGCGCCAGCCTGATCGAGCGCACTGGAAAGTGGTTGTCAGGCATCGCGCCCAGGTCATGCTGGAGGAGGTCGATTTTTTTGAGGACTATTACGTACTCTCGGAACTCGAGGATGCGCAGCCGCATTTGCGCATCACTGAAATCCGGAGCGGCGAGAGCCATCGGGTTCCTTTCGCCGAGCAGGCTTATTCCGCTGGACTGCTTTCCAATCCCGAGTTCCGGACCAAGACCCTGCGCTATCACTACGACTCCTTTACCACGCCCGCTGCAGTCTACGACTACGACGTCGCTCAGCGGAAGTCGGTGCTGCTCAAGCAGACTGAAGTCCCCGGAGGATTCGAGTCCGCCAACTACCAGACGGAACGGCTTACCGCAACCGCTCCCGACGGCACCCATATCCCAATCTCCTTGGTGTATCGGAAGGGTTTTCAGAAGAACGGCCGATCGCCGCTGCTGCTCACGGCGTACGGGGCCTACGGCTTTCCCAACCTGCCCCAGTTCAGCCCGGTACGGCTCAGCTTGCTCGACCGAGGCGTGGTCGTGGCCCTGGCCCACATTCGCGGCGGCGGTGATCTGGGCAAGGCGTGGCACGATGGTGGCCGGATGCAGAATAAGAAAAACACCTTCACCGACTTCATCGCCTGCGCGGAACATTTGGTTCAACGCCAATACACTTCCAGCGAGCATTTGGCCATCCAGGGGGGGAGCGCCGGCGGACTGCTCATCGGCGCCGTGCTCAACCTCCGACCCGAACTGTTCCGCACTGCGATCCTGGATGTGCCCTTCGTCGATGTGATCAACACCATGCTCGACGAATCCCTCCCCCTCACCGTGGGTGAGTTCGAAGAGTGGGGCAATCCGAAGATCGCGTCCGATTACGCCTACCTCAAAACCTACTGCCCCTACACAAACCTGAAGGCCGCCCCGTTCCCGGCCATGCTCATCAACACCAGTCTCAATGACAGCCAGGTGATGTATTGGGAGCCCGCCAAGTACACCGCGAAGCTGCGCACCCTCAACACTGGGGCGGGACCGCTGCTCCTGCGCATCAACATGGCGGCCGGCCATGGTGGCGCTTCGGGTCGCTACGACAACCTGAAGGAAAGCGCCTTCGACCAAGCCTTCCTGCTTCAGCAATGGGGAATCGCGAAATAG
- a CDS encoding serine hydrolase codes for MIKPQRQRGTFLTQLGLAIASLGIALGLIPHSLGEISSGSHPLPRARPESQGVASSNVLAFLEAVEAGKLNLHSLMVVRHGRVVVEGWWAPYAPEWRHTLYSLSKSFTSTAVGLAASEAKLRLDDRVVTFFPDQLPAQVSPNLAAMKVKDLLMMGSGHSGDSLFGPGFSLTNRTLDWARSVLSRPVDHLPGTHFAYNNGASYLLSAIVQKATGQTVLDYLTPRLFKPLGIEGADWEQSPQGINSGGFGLRVRTEDIAKLGQLYLRKGTWNGRRILPASWVQEATGLRIQNAPSDDPKKAQTSDWAQGYGYQFWRCRHNAFRGDGAAGQYCIVLPDQNVVIAITAETGDMQAVLNTIWEHLLPGFGPRPLASDPRIRARLEQRLKLLMLPLPTGQFESPEATRVGDRVYHMAENPLGIRTVAVHFSARDCVVTLQDAQGEHSVRSGLGSWITGQTRLSPARLHLATTASFGKSPIAASAAWRDPHTLVMDWRFVETAHYQRVICHFDGDSLRCELKRGSSLLNPSSREEGLVLQGSSTEPKK; via the coding sequence ATGATCAAACCCCAGCGTCAGCGCGGAACCTTCCTAACTCAGCTCGGCTTGGCGATCGCCTCCCTCGGAATAGCACTGGGCTTGATCCCCCACTCGCTCGGAGAAATCTCCTCAGGATCGCATCCGCTTCCTCGGGCGCGTCCCGAGTCTCAGGGCGTGGCCTCGTCGAATGTGCTCGCCTTCCTCGAAGCAGTCGAAGCCGGCAAGCTGAACCTGCACAGCCTGATGGTGGTGCGCCATGGCCGGGTGGTCGTGGAAGGATGGTGGGCACCGTATGCTCCCGAGTGGCGGCACACCCTTTACAGCCTGAGCAAGAGCTTCACCTCAACCGCGGTGGGATTGGCGGCCTCCGAAGCCAAGCTGCGCTTGGACGATCGGGTGGTTACCTTTTTTCCCGACCAACTCCCCGCTCAGGTCAGCCCAAACCTGGCGGCCATGAAGGTAAAGGACCTGCTCATGATGGGCAGTGGACACAGCGGGGACTCGCTTTTCGGCCCCGGGTTCTCCCTCACGAACCGAACCCTGGATTGGGCTAGGTCGGTGCTGTCCCGTCCTGTCGACCACCTCCCGGGAACTCACTTCGCCTACAATAACGGAGCCTCCTACCTCCTCTCCGCTATCGTCCAAAAAGCAACCGGACAAACCGTTCTCGACTACCTGACCCCCCGTCTGTTCAAGCCGTTGGGCATCGAAGGTGCCGATTGGGAGCAGAGCCCGCAGGGGATCAACAGCGGAGGCTTCGGACTGCGGGTTCGGACCGAGGATATTGCCAAACTCGGACAGCTCTACCTTCGGAAAGGCACTTGGAACGGACGCAGAATTCTGCCGGCATCGTGGGTGCAGGAAGCTACGGGGCTGCGCATTCAAAACGCCCCGTCGGATGATCCGAAAAAAGCTCAGACGAGTGATTGGGCTCAGGGCTATGGCTATCAGTTCTGGCGCTGTCGCCACAATGCCTTCCGCGGTGACGGCGCCGCCGGACAGTATTGCATCGTATTGCCAGACCAGAATGTGGTGATCGCCATCACGGCCGAAACCGGAGACATGCAGGCGGTCCTGAACACGATTTGGGAGCATCTGCTTCCGGGATTTGGACCGCGTCCGCTCGCTTCCGACCCCCGGATTCGTGCCCGCTTGGAGCAGCGATTGAAGCTGTTGATGCTGCCCCTGCCAACGGGGCAGTTTGAGTCGCCGGAAGCCACCCGCGTGGGGGACCGTGTGTATCACATGGCGGAGAATCCGTTGGGGATTCGAACCGTGGCAGTCCACTTCTCGGCCCGCGACTGCGTTGTCACCCTCCAGGATGCGCAGGGGGAACACTCTGTGCGCTCCGGCTTGGGCAGTTGGATCACGGGTCAAACCCGACTCTCCCCCGCCCGCCTTCACCTCGCTACCACCGCCAGCTTCGGGAAATCACCGATCGCCGCCAGCGCCGCCTGGAGAGACCCTCATACTCTGGTGATGGATTGGCGTTTCGTGGAGACCGCCCACTACCAGCGGGTGATCTGCCATTTTGATGGCGACAGCCTGCGCTGTGAGCTCAAACGGGGCTCGTCCCTGCTGAACCCCAGCAGCCGGGAGGAGGGCCTGGTGCTCCAGGGCTCCTCGACCGAGCCTAAAAAATGA